From a single Nocardioides sp. dk884 genomic region:
- a CDS encoding tryptophan 2,3-dioxygenase family protein — MDADPREPFVSFGEQGAQLTYGSYLRLPQLLDAQHLESDPPAHDELLFITIHQVYELWFKQLLHELGAARDAMSDGRVWWARHLLQRVHVIERVLVQQIDVLETMTPQDFLEFRQRLAPASGFQSVQFRELEFLSGAQDPGYLERFRGLTSEEEERLARRLAEPTLWDAFLDVLRAQGLAAATEEEVSVSLRTAYRDREGYAEVWSLAEALLQHDELAAAWRARHVVMVERMIGARSGTGGSSGAGYLRGRVPLQYYPLLWELRSTL, encoded by the coding sequence ATGGACGCCGATCCGCGCGAGCCGTTCGTCTCCTTCGGCGAGCAGGGCGCGCAGCTGACCTACGGCAGCTACCTGCGCCTGCCGCAGCTCCTGGACGCCCAGCACCTGGAGTCCGACCCGCCGGCGCACGACGAGCTGCTGTTCATCACCATCCACCAGGTCTACGAGCTGTGGTTCAAGCAGCTGCTGCACGAGCTCGGCGCCGCCCGCGACGCGATGAGCGACGGGCGGGTGTGGTGGGCGCGGCACCTGTTGCAGCGGGTGCACGTGATCGAGCGGGTGCTGGTGCAGCAGATCGACGTGCTGGAGACGATGACCCCGCAGGACTTCTTGGAGTTCCGCCAGCGGCTGGCGCCGGCCAGCGGCTTCCAGTCCGTGCAGTTCCGCGAGCTGGAGTTCCTCTCCGGCGCCCAGGACCCCGGCTACCTCGAGCGCTTCCGCGGACTGACGAGCGAGGAGGAGGAGCGGCTGGCCCGACGGCTCGCGGAGCCGACCCTGTGGGACGCCTTCCTCGACGTGCTGCGCGCCCAGGGGCTCGCCGCCGCCACCGAGGAGGAGGTGAGCGTCTCGCTGCGCACGGCGTACCGCGACCGGGAGGGGTACGCCGAGGTCTGGTCGCTGGCCGAGGCGCTGCTGCAGCACGACGAGCTGGCGGCGGCCTGGCGGGCCCGGCACGTGGTGATGGTCGAGCGGATGATCGGGGCGCGCTCCGGCACCGGCGGGTCCAGCGGCGCGGGCTACCTGCGCGGGCGGGTGCCGCTGCAGTACTACCCGCTGCTGTGGGAGCTGCGCTCGACGCTCTGA
- a CDS encoding DUF2505 domain-containing protein, whose product MGTRVSHTLTYDAPLADVRSMLLDPAFREEVCARCKVLSSTSTLEPLPTGHRITIEQVQSASGLPSFATKIVGDTIRIVQVETWAAPERADVEVTIPGKPGEITGSIVLSESGGVTTQQVELDVRVRIPLVAGKIEKLVGEMLAKALTVENTVGRERLARAA is encoded by the coding sequence ATGGGCACCCGTGTGAGCCACACCCTGACCTACGACGCGCCGCTGGCCGACGTCCGCTCGATGCTGCTCGACCCCGCCTTCCGCGAGGAGGTGTGCGCACGCTGCAAGGTCCTCAGCTCCACCTCGACCCTCGAGCCGCTGCCCACCGGGCACCGGATCACCATCGAGCAGGTGCAGTCCGCGAGCGGGCTGCCGTCGTTCGCGACCAAGATCGTTGGCGACACGATCCGGATCGTGCAGGTCGAGACCTGGGCCGCACCCGAGCGCGCGGACGTCGAGGTCACGATCCCGGGCAAGCCCGGTGAGATCACCGGCAGCATCGTGCTGAGCGAGTCCGGCGGCGTCACCACCCAGCAGGTCGAGCTCGACGTCCGGGTCCGGATCCCGCTGGTGGCCGGCAAGATCGAGAAGCTGGTCGGCGAGATGCTGGCCAAGGCGCTGACGGTGGAGAACACCGTCGGGCGCGAGCGCCTCGCCCGCGCCGCCTGA
- the pruA gene encoding L-glutamate gamma-semialdehyde dehydrogenase, with translation MDALTTPPTPVNEPILTYAPGSAERAALRTEFEHLSAGARDLPAHIGGRWVSGGGEEIPVVQPHDHAHVLGVTRASTHDDARAALEAARAAAPGWRAMPADERGAVLLRAAELLAGPWRQRLNAATMLGQSKTVAQAEIDSACELIDFWRFNVHYAAQILAEQPIANSPGVWNRTDHRPLEGVVYAITPFNFTAIAGNLPTAPALMGNTVIWKPSPTQQLAASLTMELLEEAGLPPGVINMLPGDGVAVSEVVLGDPDLAGIHFTGSTPTFQHLWRTVGENIASYRAYPRLVGETGGKDFILAHPSADPDALRTALVRGAFEYQGQKCSAASRAYVARSVWDRIRDDLVAEVESLSMGDVRDLSHFMGAVIDARAFAKHETAIARARASDSLRVLAGGQCDDSVGWFVRPTVVEGGDPTDEMFRTEYFGPILAVHVYDDADFETVVDQMESFAPYALTGAVVARDRRAIAWASERLRFAAGNFYVNDKPTGAVVGQQPFGGGRASGTNDKAGAASNLLRWTSPRSIKETFVPPTDYRYPHMEGD, from the coding sequence ATGGACGCCCTCACGACGCCGCCCACCCCCGTCAACGAGCCGATCCTGACCTACGCGCCCGGCAGCGCGGAGCGCGCGGCGCTGCGCACCGAGTTCGAGCACCTGTCGGCCGGCGCCCGCGACCTGCCCGCCCACATCGGCGGCCGCTGGGTGTCCGGCGGGGGTGAGGAGATCCCCGTCGTGCAGCCGCACGACCACGCCCACGTGCTGGGCGTGACGCGCGCGAGCACCCACGACGACGCGCGTGCGGCGCTGGAGGCCGCCCGGGCCGCGGCGCCGGGCTGGCGGGCGATGCCGGCCGACGAGCGCGGCGCGGTCCTGCTCCGGGCGGCCGAGCTGCTGGCCGGGCCGTGGCGCCAGCGCCTCAACGCCGCCACGATGCTCGGGCAGTCCAAGACGGTGGCGCAGGCCGAGATCGACAGCGCCTGCGAGCTCATCGACTTCTGGCGCTTCAACGTCCACTACGCCGCCCAGATCCTCGCCGAGCAGCCGATCGCCAACAGCCCCGGCGTGTGGAACCGCACCGACCACCGCCCGCTCGAGGGGGTCGTCTATGCGATCACGCCGTTCAACTTCACCGCGATCGCCGGCAACCTGCCCACCGCGCCCGCGCTGATGGGCAACACCGTGATCTGGAAGCCGTCGCCGACCCAGCAGCTCGCTGCCTCGCTGACGATGGAGCTCCTCGAGGAGGCCGGGCTGCCGCCCGGGGTGATCAACATGCTGCCCGGCGACGGGGTGGCGGTCTCCGAGGTGGTGCTGGGCGACCCCGACCTGGCCGGCATCCACTTCACCGGCTCGACGCCGACCTTCCAGCACCTGTGGCGCACGGTCGGGGAGAACATCGCCTCCTACCGCGCCTACCCCCGCCTGGTCGGCGAGACCGGCGGCAAGGACTTCATCCTCGCCCACCCCTCCGCGGACCCCGACGCGCTGCGCACCGCGCTGGTCCGCGGCGCCTTCGAGTACCAGGGCCAAAAGTGCTCCGCCGCGTCACGTGCGTACGTCGCCCGCTCGGTGTGGGACCGCATCCGCGACGACCTCGTGGCCGAGGTGGAGAGTCTCAGCATGGGCGACGTGCGCGACCTGTCGCACTTCATGGGCGCGGTGATCGACGCCCGCGCGTTCGCCAAGCACGAGACCGCGATCGCGCGCGCCCGAGCCAGCGACTCCCTGCGGGTGCTCGCCGGCGGCCAGTGCGACGACTCGGTCGGGTGGTTCGTGCGCCCCACGGTGGTCGAGGGCGGCGACCCGACCGACGAGATGTTCCGCACCGAGTACTTCGGCCCGATCCTGGCCGTCCACGTCTACGACGACGCCGACTTCGAGACGGTCGTGGACCAGATGGAGTCCTTCGCGCCGTACGCGCTCACCGGGGCGGTGGTGGCCCGCGACCGGCGCGCGATCGCCTGGGCGAGCGAGCGGCTGCGCTTCGCCGCCGGCAACTTCTACGTCAACGACAAGCCGACCGGCGCGGTCGTGGGCCAGCAGCCCTTCGGCGGTGGGCGGGCGTCGGGCACGAACGACAAGGCCGGCGCCGCGAGCAACCTGCTGCGCTGGACCTCGCCGCGCTCGATCAAGGAGACCTTCGTGCCCCCGACCGACTACCGCTACCCGCACATGGAGGGCGACTGA
- a CDS encoding DUF6912 family protein — MSTRVYVPTTLEGLAAHVAAGEVPAGEDRFVAPDETEEGEYAALTEAALASAELLGAPGRRVVLVAEVADPDAAVPLRDLVAVHVDIDAEPDPDDDLAWFATQEIPQLLDGSAF, encoded by the coding sequence ATGAGCACCCGGGTCTACGTCCCCACCACCCTCGAGGGACTGGCCGCGCACGTCGCCGCCGGTGAGGTGCCGGCCGGTGAGGACCGGTTCGTCGCCCCCGACGAGACCGAGGAGGGCGAGTACGCCGCGCTCACCGAGGCCGCCCTCGCCTCCGCCGAGCTGCTGGGCGCACCCGGGCGGCGCGTGGTGCTGGTCGCGGAGGTCGCCGACCCCGACGCGGCCGTGCCGCTGCGCGACCTGGTCGCCGTCCACGTCGACATCGACGCCGAGCCCGACCCCGACGACGACCTGGCCTGGTTCGCCACCCAGGAGATCCCGCAGCTGCTCGACGGCTCCGCCTTCTAA
- a CDS encoding WS/DGAT/MGAT family O-acyltransferase: MSERLRPRDLALLAEETPATPMHNATVEIFEPGERGFDHECLRELISERISFVPRYRQRLQSVPGRLANPVWVDDPHFDLEFHVRRSALPRPGSADQLRELVARIVSRPLDRNRPLWEVYFIEGLSEGHVALLYKSHQVLVDGVDTVELGQVLLDTSPEPKELGADPWRPDRGPSPTSLVVGALRDHLRDRTTLLDTARSRAEEVLRGADESAHRVARVATGLSGRPPERVTPLSGPLSQQRRVVGVARPLEDHRRIRTAHGGTVNDVVLASVAGGLRAWLMNRAESLAGLRKVRAVVPVSVIDEELEATSLGSQIAAHEVDLPVGEPSPVVRLHQVSYSFKLHQETGRAVAADRLAGIAGFAPATFHAIGARVAAAQRRRGFHLTVTNVPGPQTPLYAAGSRMVATYPVPSLLPGQTVAIGVTSYDGQVYYGITADRDLVPDADVLAQSIGEALDELLDTVTGGRPKAPRGRRRTKEKQS, encoded by the coding sequence ATGAGCGAGCGACTGCGCCCACGAGACCTGGCGCTGCTGGCGGAGGAGACCCCGGCGACGCCGATGCACAACGCGACGGTCGAGATCTTCGAGCCCGGCGAGCGCGGGTTCGACCACGAGTGCCTGCGCGAGCTGATCTCCGAGCGGATCTCGTTCGTCCCGCGCTATCGCCAGCGCCTGCAGTCGGTGCCCGGTCGGCTGGCCAACCCGGTGTGGGTCGACGACCCCCACTTCGACCTGGAGTTCCACGTGCGGCGCTCGGCGCTGCCCCGCCCCGGCAGCGCCGACCAGCTGCGCGAGCTGGTCGCGCGGATCGTGTCGCGACCCCTCGACCGCAACCGGCCGCTGTGGGAGGTCTACTTCATCGAGGGCCTCAGCGAGGGCCACGTCGCGCTGCTCTACAAGTCCCACCAGGTGCTGGTGGACGGGGTGGACACCGTCGAGCTGGGCCAGGTGCTGCTCGACACCTCCCCGGAGCCCAAGGAGCTCGGCGCCGACCCGTGGCGCCCGGACCGCGGCCCCTCGCCCACCTCCCTGGTCGTCGGCGCCCTGCGCGACCACCTGCGTGACCGCACCACTCTGCTCGACACCGCCCGCAGCCGCGCCGAGGAGGTCCTGCGCGGCGCCGACGAGTCCGCCCACCGGGTCGCCCGGGTCGCCACCGGCCTCTCGGGCCGGCCGCCGGAGCGGGTCACCCCGCTCAGCGGCCCGCTGTCCCAGCAGCGCCGCGTGGTCGGCGTGGCCCGCCCGCTGGAGGACCACCGGCGCATCCGCACCGCGCACGGCGGCACCGTCAACGACGTCGTGCTGGCCAGCGTCGCTGGCGGCCTGCGGGCCTGGCTGATGAACCGCGCGGAGTCGCTTGCCGGCCTGCGCAAGGTGCGCGCGGTCGTGCCGGTCTCGGTCATCGACGAGGAGCTCGAGGCGACCTCGCTCGGCTCGCAGATCGCCGCCCACGAGGTCGACCTGCCCGTCGGCGAGCCGAGCCCCGTGGTCCGCCTGCACCAGGTCTCCTACTCCTTCAAGCTCCACCAGGAGACCGGCCGCGCGGTCGCGGCCGACCGGCTCGCCGGCATCGCCGGCTTCGCGCCGGCGACCTTCCACGCCATCGGCGCCCGGGTCGCGGCCGCCCAGCGGCGCCGCGGCTTCCACCTCACCGTCACCAACGTGCCCGGCCCGCAGACCCCGCTCTACGCCGCAGGGTCCCGGATGGTCGCGACCTACCCCGTCCCGTCGCTGCTGCCGGGCCAGACGGTCGCGATCGGCGTCACGTCGTACGACGGGCAGGTCTACTACGGCATCACCGCCGACCGCGACCTGGTCCCGGACGCCGACGTGCTCGCCCAGAGCATCGGCGAGGCGCTCGACGAGCTGCTCGACACCGTGACCGGCGGGCGGCCGAAGGCGCCGCGCGGGCGGCGGCGCACCAAGGAGAAGCAGTCATGA
- a CDS encoding AAA family ATPase — MSVRAPVVVLVVAAGAAWESRAMTLLGETTGVVVLKRCVDVDDLLAVASAGQADVAVVGLDAPGLDGPAIEHLRAHGVRAVAVAARTTPADAARLHAVRLGIASVLGEDGLEDLPGAVLAAREQPPTQPAAEDLPDDRGDAAAGSAPGRPGRIVAVWGPAGAPGRSTVAVGLAAELARRGLRTVLVDADPQAASISQQLGILDEVSGLLAAARLAAAGQLADRFATVQRSIGADLSVITGLPRPDRWTEVRPGALEVLLDVARAAGQVVVDTGASLESDPLADVGPRPARHQLTLAALESADEVVVVGAPDPVGLARLARALVELRENGVTAPLRVVLNRMRPTLGWSEREVASMVAGFVPLAGLHFLPEDRAATDRALLTGRTFLDGGDSALTRGVGALADALLGAPARSVRTRRAGRARRR, encoded by the coding sequence GTGAGCGTGCGCGCCCCCGTCGTCGTCCTGGTGGTCGCGGCGGGTGCGGCCTGGGAGTCCCGGGCGATGACGCTGCTGGGGGAGACCACCGGCGTGGTGGTGCTGAAGCGGTGCGTGGACGTCGACGACCTGCTCGCCGTTGCCTCCGCGGGGCAGGCCGACGTCGCGGTGGTCGGGCTCGACGCCCCCGGCCTCGACGGGCCGGCGATCGAGCACCTGCGGGCCCACGGCGTACGCGCGGTGGCGGTCGCGGCGCGCACGACTCCTGCGGACGCCGCGCGCCTGCACGCCGTCCGGCTGGGGATCGCCTCGGTGCTCGGCGAGGACGGGCTGGAGGACCTGCCCGGCGCCGTCCTGGCGGCCCGCGAGCAGCCCCCGACGCAGCCGGCGGCCGAGGACCTGCCGGACGACCGCGGGGACGCCGCCGCGGGCTCGGCCCCCGGGCGCCCGGGTCGCATCGTCGCGGTGTGGGGCCCCGCCGGCGCCCCGGGGCGCTCGACGGTCGCGGTGGGCCTGGCCGCCGAGCTGGCTCGCCGGGGACTGCGCACGGTGCTGGTCGACGCCGACCCGCAGGCCGCGAGCATCTCCCAACAGCTCGGCATCCTCGATGAGGTCTCCGGGCTGCTGGCCGCCGCCCGGCTGGCCGCGGCGGGACAGCTCGCCGACCGCTTCGCCACCGTCCAGCGCTCGATCGGCGCGGACCTGTCGGTCATCACCGGGCTCCCGCGCCCGGACCGGTGGACCGAGGTCCGGCCGGGCGCGCTCGAGGTGCTCCTCGACGTCGCTCGCGCCGCCGGGCAGGTCGTCGTGGACACCGGGGCCAGCCTGGAGAGCGATCCGCTGGCCGACGTCGGACCGCGCCCGGCGCGCCACCAGCTCACGCTCGCCGCGCTGGAGTCGGCCGACGAGGTGGTGGTGGTCGGCGCCCCCGATCCCGTGGGGCTGGCCAGGCTGGCGCGCGCGCTGGTGGAGCTGCGCGAGAACGGCGTGACCGCGCCGCTGCGGGTGGTGCTCAACCGGATGCGCCCGACGCTGGGATGGTCCGAGCGCGAGGTCGCGTCGATGGTGGCGGGCTTCGTGCCTCTCGCCGGGCTGCACTTCCTGCCCGAGGACCGGGCCGCGACCGACCGGGCACTGCTCACCGGCCGCACGTTCCTCGACGGTGGGGACTCCGCGCTGACCCGCGGCGTCGGCGCCCTCGCCGACGCCCTGCTCGGGGCGCCGGCGAGGAGCGTCAGGACGCGAAGAGCAGGTAGAGCCCGCCGGCGGTGA
- a CDS encoding helix-turn-helix domain-containing protein encodes MAGTPRFLTLADVAEVLNTSAAQVYALVRRGELPAIKIGGRGQWRVESAQLEEFIERMYAETRTFVDEHPFVEAEPSADPRP; translated from the coding sequence ATGGCCGGCACGCCCCGCTTCCTCACCCTCGCCGACGTGGCCGAGGTGCTCAACACCTCCGCGGCGCAGGTCTATGCCCTCGTGCGTCGCGGCGAGCTGCCCGCCATCAAGATCGGCGGACGCGGGCAGTGGCGCGTGGAGTCCGCCCAGCTCGAGGAGTTCATCGAGCGGATGTACGCCGAGACCCGCACGTTCGTCGACGAGCACCCGTTCGTGGAGGCCGAGCCGAGCGCAGATCCCCGTCCCTGA
- a CDS encoding S1C family serine protease, with product MNDHDEPAPRPASGEGEPTQPIVPTAAAPTWTPPAGPRPTAPPPWVGYGAAPTAPQPAQPAHRRARPSGWMWPAVTVLALAVGLLGGYGGAVLHEELAEREPGVVSAGLAGVDLMELPPLDGDDGSVAAVAQELLPSTVQILAEVDGEGGGATGSGFVLDKQGHIVTNNHVVAEAGRGDDAITIVDQDGNRYSAEIVGRSPVYDLAVLYAADAEGLTPAALGASQALRVGETVVAIGSPLGLSSTVTAGIVSALQRPVTTGDSANDSSYINAVQTDAAINPGNSGGPLVNLRGQVVGVNSAIATTGGTLLGNESGNIGVGFAIPIEQVRITADQILRTGEARYPVIGAKVQTGRQEGAGAEIDSVMAGSPAEDSGLEAGDLVVAIDGERVSDGIALIVAIRTHQPGETVEFTVVREGQERLVEVELDSEVG from the coding sequence GTGAACGACCACGACGAGCCCGCGCCCCGGCCCGCTTCCGGCGAGGGCGAGCCGACCCAGCCGATCGTCCCGACGGCCGCGGCGCCGACCTGGACGCCGCCCGCCGGACCGCGGCCGACGGCACCGCCGCCGTGGGTGGGCTACGGCGCGGCGCCGACGGCTCCCCAGCCGGCCCAGCCGGCGCACCGGCGTGCCCGGCCCAGCGGCTGGATGTGGCCGGCGGTCACCGTGCTCGCGCTCGCCGTGGGCCTGCTCGGCGGGTACGGCGGCGCCGTGCTGCACGAGGAGCTGGCCGAGCGCGAGCCCGGCGTCGTGAGCGCCGGCCTCGCCGGGGTCGACCTCATGGAGCTGCCGCCGCTGGACGGCGACGACGGCTCGGTCGCCGCGGTCGCCCAGGAGCTGCTGCCCAGCACCGTGCAGATCCTCGCGGAGGTCGACGGCGAGGGCGGCGGCGCCACCGGGTCCGGCTTCGTGCTCGACAAGCAGGGGCACATCGTCACCAACAACCACGTCGTGGCCGAGGCCGGCCGCGGCGACGACGCGATCACGATCGTCGACCAGGACGGCAACCGCTACTCCGCGGAGATCGTGGGGCGCAGCCCGGTCTACGACCTCGCGGTGCTGTACGCCGCCGACGCCGAGGGCCTGACCCCCGCCGCGCTGGGCGCCTCGCAGGCGCTGCGGGTGGGGGAGACGGTCGTCGCCATCGGATCGCCGCTCGGGCTGAGCTCGACGGTCACCGCGGGCATCGTCAGCGCCCTCCAGCGTCCGGTCACCACCGGCGACTCGGCGAACGACTCCTCCTACATCAACGCCGTGCAGACCGACGCGGCGATCAACCCCGGCAACTCCGGTGGCCCGCTGGTCAACCTGCGCGGCCAGGTGGTCGGCGTGAACTCCGCGATCGCCACCACCGGCGGCACGCTGCTGGGCAACGAGTCCGGCAACATCGGGGTGGGCTTCGCGATCCCGATCGAGCAGGTCCGCATCACCGCCGACCAGATCCTGCGCACCGGCGAGGCGCGCTACCCCGTGATCGGGGCAAAGGTCCAGACCGGTCGCCAGGAGGGCGCGGGCGCCGAGATCGACTCGGTGATGGCCGGGAGCCCGGCCGAGGACAGCGGCCTGGAGGCCGGTGACCTGGTGGTGGCGATCGACGGGGAGCGGGTGAGCGACGGCATCGCGCTGATCGTGGCGATCCGGACCCACCAGCCGGGGGAGACCGTGGAGTTCACCGTCGTGCGCGAGGGCCAGGAGCGCCTGGTCGAGGTCGAGCTCGACTCCGAGGTCGGCTGA
- a CDS encoding zf-HC2 domain-containing protein, whose protein sequence is MIGHLGTRVSALLDGQLPEAEAERAWAHVHQCHSCRDLVEREGWVKTRLAGLAMGQAHAPDGLKGSLRGACAGMHPDARLGVPPGDAYLALATAASRRPRRGTVAAVGGGAVGAAVLGVLVLGSSQSSAPPVDRPPAPASVNHVTPTQGPSPLFGPVPHRP, encoded by the coding sequence GTGATCGGCCACCTCGGGACCCGCGTCAGCGCCCTGCTCGACGGTCAGCTGCCGGAGGCCGAGGCCGAGCGCGCCTGGGCCCACGTGCACCAGTGCCACAGCTGCCGGGACCTGGTGGAGCGCGAGGGCTGGGTCAAGACCCGCCTCGCCGGCCTGGCCATGGGGCAGGCCCACGCACCGGACGGGCTGAAGGGCTCGCTGCGCGGCGCGTGTGCCGGGATGCACCCGGACGCACGGCTCGGCGTACCTCCCGGGGACGCCTATCTCGCCCTGGCCACCGCCGCCTCCCGCCGGCCCCGCCGCGGGACCGTCGCGGCCGTCGGTGGCGGCGCGGTCGGCGCCGCGGTGCTGGGCGTGCTCGTGCTCGGGTCCAGCCAGTCCTCCGCCCCGCCGGTCGACCGCCCGCCGGCGCCTGCCTCGGTCAACCACGTCACCCCGACACAGGGACCCTCGCCCCTGTTCGGGCCGGTGCCCCACCGTCCCTGA